One window of the Scyliorhinus torazame isolate Kashiwa2021f chromosome 24, sScyTor2.1, whole genome shotgun sequence genome contains the following:
- the LOC140400039 gene encoding histone H2B-like, which produces MADEKKPTSKPASKKGAKKVIKKPAVKGGKKRRRSRKESYSIYIYKVMKQVHPDTGISSKAMSIMNSFVNDIFERIAGEASRLAHYNKRHTISSREIQTAVRLLLPGELAKHAVSEGTKAVTKYTSSK; this is translated from the coding sequence atggctgatgagaagaaaccaacatcgaaaccagcttccaagaagggagccaagaaagtcattaagaaaccggcagtaaagggcggcaagaagcggcgaaggtcgaggaaggagagttactccatctacatctacaaagtgatgaagcaggttcaccccgacaccggcatctcctccaaggccatgagcatcatgaactcgttcgtcaacgatattttcgagcgcatcgcgggtgaggcttcccgcctggcccattacaacaagcgccacaccatcagctcccgggagatccagaccgccgtgcgcctgctgctgcccggggaactggccaagcacgccgtgtcggaagggacaaaggcggtgaccaagtacaccagctccaagtaa